From Oceanipulchritudo coccoides, the proteins below share one genomic window:
- a CDS encoding PQQ-dependent sugar dehydrogenase, translating into MVSLFLLACNLPAQSRIGTGAVVDLYEQHCLACHGQSLEGGLGSNLVDDEWIHGDSDADMARVIREGVLDKGMVPYEGVLSDEEIQSLVIYIREMRQIALAETATQAREPVEGVFTSEHHSFTLEEVLKLEGDIFWSISFLPDGGMLLAKFGGELFVARDGQLGEPIKDLPEVDRYGQGGLLEAQAHPDYEENGWIYLGYSERSKAASGQNAYMTVIARGRIKDGQWIDHEDIFRAPDKFYGRSGVHFGTRFVFQDGYLYFSIGDRGVMQEAQDLGFPNGKIHRIHEDGRIPSDNPFLEEEGAIPSIWSYGNRNAQGLDLHPITGEIWSTEHGPRGGDELNRIERGVNYGWPAISYGINYNGKPITGRTAAPGMAQPVHYWTPSIAVCGIDFYEGDAFPKWKNDLFVGGLRSEQLERFKLDGDKVEEHEIVLQGQGRVRDVATGPDGALYLILNENRNGGPSRVVRLVPSNN; encoded by the coding sequence GTGGTAAGTCTGTTCCTTCTGGCGTGCAACCTGCCGGCGCAGAGCCGAATAGGGACGGGCGCCGTCGTCGACCTGTACGAGCAGCATTGTCTCGCTTGCCATGGTCAATCCCTTGAGGGCGGCCTTGGCTCAAATCTGGTCGATGATGAGTGGATCCACGGGGATAGCGATGCGGACATGGCGCGGGTGATCCGGGAAGGCGTTTTGGATAAAGGCATGGTTCCTTATGAGGGAGTGCTCTCGGACGAGGAAATCCAGTCCCTGGTGATTTACATACGCGAGATGAGGCAAATTGCCCTCGCAGAGACAGCTACCCAAGCCCGCGAACCGGTTGAAGGCGTTTTCACTTCCGAACATCATTCCTTCACATTGGAGGAGGTGCTGAAGTTGGAGGGAGACATTTTCTGGTCCATCAGTTTTCTTCCGGATGGCGGCATGTTGCTGGCGAAATTTGGTGGTGAACTATTCGTTGCGCGGGATGGCCAGCTTGGTGAGCCGATTAAAGATCTGCCCGAAGTGGATCGGTACGGGCAAGGCGGTTTACTGGAGGCCCAAGCCCATCCAGACTACGAGGAAAACGGTTGGATATATCTCGGGTATTCTGAGAGATCAAAAGCTGCCTCCGGCCAAAATGCTTACATGACGGTAATCGCCCGGGGGAGAATCAAGGATGGTCAATGGATTGATCATGAGGATATCTTTCGTGCGCCCGATAAATTCTATGGCCGGTCCGGGGTACACTTTGGAACGCGTTTTGTTTTTCAGGATGGTTACCTGTATTTTTCAATCGGTGATCGAGGGGTCATGCAGGAGGCTCAGGATTTGGGTTTTCCCAATGGCAAAATCCATCGCATTCACGAGGATGGCCGCATTCCGTCGGATAATCCCTTTCTTGAAGAGGAGGGCGCGATTCCTTCTATCTGGAGCTATGGTAACCGGAACGCCCAAGGGCTTGATCTGCATCCGATAACCGGTGAAATCTGGTCGACAGAGCATGGACCGCGCGGCGGGGATGAGTTGAATCGCATTGAGCGAGGGGTCAACTACGGCTGGCCGGCTATCAGCTACGGTATCAACTACAATGGAAAGCCTATTACAGGCCGTACCGCTGCTCCCGGAATGGCGCAGCCTGTTCATTACTGGACACCGAGTATTGCGGTATGCGGGATTGATTTCTACGAGGGAGATGCCTTTCCGAAATGGAAAAACGATTTGTTTGTCGGCGGCCTGAGATCGGAGCAGCTTGAACGCTTCAAACTGGATGGGGACAAGGTGGAAGAGCACGAGATTGTCCTTCAGGGGCAGGGCAGGGTGCGGGATGTTGCGACGGGTCCGGATGGGGCACTCTATTTAATTCTTAATGAAAACCGTAACGGTGGTCCAAGCCGGGTTGTCCGGTTGGTGCCGTCCAACAACTGA
- a CDS encoding glycosyl hydrolase, whose protein sequence is MKFRLIASLTILLAPFVMHSATIQAGDVTALLGPDFLIDGASTGGTDTNSDGSGNIYIRKTLDLSQGPDGSNVSITGIGWASSGTGTTATEVTVTITHLGADAVFGTADDIELGSQTDTLSFSGASEYYWTFDTPISGIVTSSTRDFRFKLTANAPLSLKGVDFVPKLSAAGTSTAINPSGYTPAEIDLGDVTAQLGPDFLLDDAATGGTDTTTSDLFAKRVLGVNQGIDGSEVTITGIGWACAGAAATTATEATVTITYLGADGTYGTGDDIDFGTHTAAFNFAGAGEYFWAFDYPLTGTIDGSVPEFRIYIAADGNIRYKGIDFAPKLSLAGTSKPINPINQNLARLANVTASSGQSLARYATDGVVGSDFKWIMPNTEPAPSFSAPQTLEIEFPGPVEIGSYHLFHGVNNGQTTRKFRMDYYDEGLVDWVIIPGSYKDNSTADSEHNIIFSPITAKKFRLTILENYGDGRPRIREWALFPFNAGVGYPLGTGVTLNMAKDGRTEVSGSAVGQAPRLGVDGYLGSYWLSGATGGHTFEVYIRDEIDIKSVHLHSGTSSSGTPIADFDIEYRDDADGLWKAAPGATITGNTETDLVVDFTSAVRANAVRVNISDTAQVAIRELQVFPDNGASGYPLDINAKSSTPPAESYEDYSDGFYQLLSVVDGNAMTADSVGASVVTPDTEDDAQLYNVLLNAGSENYRIFNEGSREVLAVADASKAADAAVIEEPYTGFQSQQWILESASGGSVKFRNVFSGLYLEADAGTVVQRAEAAIDAQRWDVSFVRIFPKKGMAGTENVNTPASPTLGDDMGANWWYGWTANDFVTLDTTKTDYTPMQWGKANLDVDNYNAATQLPLTLRFPDWATRGYPLILMGFNEPDKSEQSNIPVSEAVELWPQVMAGSLPLLSPATAQYNNTWMQNFMAEADARDFKIDYLGMHSYRGPDLSSGKYNDPSQIILNINDLSATYADKPVILSEFGFSAFANTVSWTENDLYHAMLELLWRLENNPVVKRYSMFGFKEVSDADPTKDFSMPVDPTGLLRRSNWKYSDGTFTSIGELYMGWDGTLSPLADKPYILHNRGFDMRVHNDGSAVVDQADIRTGGPSAQVVFEDIGNGFYYITSVIDGSRLRQSSASTVEWASPSTTGTDAQWSWSQVEFGWYLITNRSTGSHLRYSDLSGIHIQANASPGEFYHWWCVPALLPSTYENWGIYAFQGAPGGTAVLAGDDPENDGKTNFEEYVLLTDPLNLDPDILTIFPGPASTVSLAFDINRYATGYSWDLYSSPDLSTSVSSWPAAPFTMESQTDDLSFTRMVIQPTGAVTDKQFFVIRVE, encoded by the coding sequence ATGAAATTCCGATTAATCGCCTCCCTGACGATCCTCCTTGCGCCCTTCGTCATGCATTCCGCCACCATCCAAGCTGGCGATGTGACCGCGCTCCTCGGGCCCGATTTCCTGATAGATGGTGCCTCCACCGGCGGAACCGACACCAACTCGGACGGATCCGGCAACATTTACATTCGAAAGACTCTCGACCTGAGCCAAGGACCCGATGGCAGCAATGTCTCTATCACCGGCATTGGCTGGGCTTCCTCGGGCACCGGCACCACGGCGACGGAAGTCACGGTGACAATCACCCATCTGGGTGCTGACGCCGTATTCGGCACGGCTGACGATATCGAGCTCGGAAGCCAGACCGATACGCTCAGCTTTTCCGGAGCGAGTGAATATTATTGGACCTTTGACACACCAATATCTGGAATCGTGACGTCCTCCACCCGGGATTTCCGGTTCAAGCTGACGGCCAACGCGCCCCTCAGCCTGAAGGGAGTCGACTTTGTCCCAAAACTCAGCGCCGCCGGAACATCGACGGCTATTAATCCCTCGGGTTATACGCCGGCAGAGATTGACCTGGGCGATGTGACCGCACAGCTCGGACCCGATTTCCTTCTGGACGACGCCGCCACAGGCGGGACCGACACCACGACCAGCGATCTCTTTGCCAAGCGTGTTCTCGGAGTCAATCAAGGTATCGATGGCAGTGAAGTCACTATCACGGGCATCGGCTGGGCCTGCGCCGGGGCTGCTGCAACAACCGCAACAGAAGCAACCGTTACAATAACCTACCTGGGCGCCGATGGCACTTACGGCACAGGTGACGATATTGATTTTGGGACCCATACCGCAGCCTTCAATTTTGCCGGGGCAGGTGAATACTTCTGGGCCTTTGACTACCCGCTGACCGGAACGATCGACGGCTCCGTACCCGAATTCCGCATCTATATCGCGGCCGACGGCAACATTCGCTACAAGGGCATTGATTTTGCTCCGAAACTCAGCCTTGCCGGCACCTCGAAGCCTATCAATCCAATCAATCAAAACCTTGCCCGCCTCGCCAATGTAACCGCTTCATCCGGACAAAGTCTTGCCCGCTACGCAACCGACGGAGTTGTTGGAAGCGATTTCAAATGGATCATGCCCAATACTGAGCCCGCACCAAGCTTTTCAGCCCCGCAGACGCTTGAAATTGAATTTCCGGGGCCGGTCGAAATTGGTAGCTACCACCTTTTCCACGGCGTCAATAACGGCCAGACAACTCGCAAGTTCCGCATGGATTATTACGATGAGGGACTTGTCGACTGGGTCATCATTCCGGGCTCATACAAGGACAATTCAACAGCGGACTCCGAGCACAACATCATCTTCTCACCCATTACCGCCAAAAAGTTTCGCCTCACGATTCTTGAAAACTACGGCGATGGCCGTCCCAGAATACGCGAGTGGGCACTCTTCCCGTTCAACGCCGGTGTCGGATATCCGCTCGGGACCGGGGTCACGCTCAATATGGCCAAGGATGGCCGCACAGAAGTCAGCGGAAGCGCAGTCGGACAGGCCCCGCGCCTTGGAGTCGATGGTTACCTCGGAAGCTACTGGTTGTCCGGAGCGACCGGAGGCCACACCTTTGAGGTCTACATCCGTGATGAGATTGACATCAAGTCGGTGCACTTGCATTCGGGGACTTCATCCTCCGGCACGCCGATTGCCGACTTTGATATTGAGTACCGTGACGACGCCGACGGCCTTTGGAAAGCCGCCCCGGGAGCAACCATCACGGGCAACACGGAGACCGATCTGGTCGTCGACTTTACCTCTGCCGTGCGAGCCAACGCGGTCCGGGTCAATATTAGCGATACCGCCCAGGTGGCCATCCGTGAACTCCAGGTTTTCCCGGACAATGGCGCCAGCGGATACCCGCTCGACATAAATGCCAAAAGCAGCACCCCGCCAGCTGAGTCATATGAGGACTACAGTGACGGCTTCTACCAGCTCCTATCCGTCGTCGATGGCAACGCAATGACTGCCGATTCGGTTGGCGCCAGCGTGGTGACTCCAGACACTGAGGACGACGCGCAGCTTTATAATGTCCTCCTCAATGCCGGATCTGAAAATTACCGGATATTCAACGAGGGAAGCCGGGAGGTACTCGCTGTCGCGGATGCCTCCAAGGCAGCTGATGCGGCCGTCATTGAGGAACCGTATACTGGATTTCAGAGCCAGCAATGGATTCTCGAAAGCGCCAGCGGTGGCTCTGTTAAATTCAGGAATGTATTTTCGGGTCTCTATCTTGAGGCAGATGCCGGCACGGTCGTGCAACGCGCTGAAGCAGCTATCGATGCCCAAAGATGGGATGTGAGCTTTGTCAGGATTTTTCCCAAGAAGGGAATGGCCGGTACTGAAAATGTGAATACACCTGCCTCGCCTACCCTTGGCGACGACATGGGTGCCAACTGGTGGTACGGCTGGACCGCCAATGACTTTGTCACACTCGATACCACCAAGACGGATTATACGCCCATGCAATGGGGCAAAGCCAATCTCGACGTGGACAATTACAATGCGGCAACCCAGCTGCCCTTGACACTGCGTTTTCCAGACTGGGCCACGCGCGGTTATCCGCTTATTCTCATGGGCTTCAACGAACCGGACAAGTCGGAGCAATCCAATATTCCGGTTAGCGAAGCAGTGGAGCTCTGGCCGCAGGTCATGGCCGGTTCGCTCCCGCTTCTCAGCCCGGCAACAGCCCAATACAACAACACATGGATGCAGAATTTCATGGCCGAGGCGGATGCCCGGGATTTCAAGATTGATTACCTTGGCATGCACTCCTACCGCGGACCGGACTTGAGCAGCGGAAAATACAACGATCCCAGCCAAATCATTTTGAATATCAATGATCTCTCCGCAACTTATGCTGACAAACCAGTCATCCTGTCGGAATTCGGGTTCTCCGCATTTGCCAATACGGTTTCATGGACCGAAAACGATCTCTACCATGCCATGCTTGAACTGCTCTGGCGTCTGGAAAACAACCCGGTTGTAAAGCGCTATTCAATGTTTGGATTCAAGGAGGTGAGCGATGCTGACCCAACCAAGGATTTCAGCATGCCGGTTGATCCCACCGGGCTCCTGCGGCGCAGTAACTGGAAATACTCGGATGGCACCTTTACTTCAATCGGTGAGCTCTACATGGGCTGGGACGGCACGCTCAGCCCGTTGGCCGACAAGCCCTACATCCTGCACAACCGTGGCTTTGACATGCGGGTGCATAACGATGGATCAGCGGTCGTTGACCAAGCCGATATCCGCACCGGGGGACCATCCGCGCAAGTCGTCTTTGAGGACATTGGTAATGGCTTTTACTACATTACCTCGGTCATCGACGGCAGCCGCCTGCGCCAGTCCAGTGCCTCGACAGTCGAATGGGCCTCGCCCTCAACGACAGGCACCGACGCCCAATGGTCATGGAGCCAGGTGGAATTTGGTTGGTACTTGATTACAAACCGCTCGACCGGAAGCCATCTGCGATACTCCGATCTCTCGGGGATCCATATTCAGGCCAATGCAAGCCCGGGGGAATTCTACCATTGGTGGTGTGTCCCGGCCCTTTTGCCGAGCACTTATGAAAACTGGGGCATCTACGCTTTCCAAGGCGCTCCCGGAGGCACCGCCGTGCTCGCTGGGGATGATCCCGAGAATGATGGTAAGACCAATTTTGAGGAGTACGTCCTGCTGACGGATCCCCTCAATCTGGATCCCGACATCTTGACCATTTTCCCGGGGCCAGCGTCAACCGTGAGTCTGGCCTTCGATATCAATCGCTACGCGACTGGTTACTCGTGGGACTTGTACAGCAGCCCGGATCTCTCCACCAGCGTCTCTAGCTGGCCAGCGGCTCCGTTTACAATGGAGTCCCAGACAGACGACCTGAGTTTCACACGAATGGTGATCCAGCCCACCGGTGCCGTCACCGACAAGCAGTTCTTCGTGATTCGGGTTGAGTGA
- a CDS encoding ferrochelatase: MKYPVVAILTIALLGGVPQAYPAKIKSPILPEGDGSQLVKGPPAELQLPSVAVAKGFYKDKNPPNGFKRVALMYVAHGEPATVEDGDEIIVFPDGSPFGPHAVELNVPEAYQYTEWAAAYEEIATAMSYIFWDINGNGIPHEVGIVPHGDVPGFFTWEAFHASIYEHYALVNNYSPHNDVIRAHFDSVDVQVNGAKVDTFLAYLDDIPRIPDVVYEIAAGDYDELVVVPMLVANSTHTEEITGMIEEVGHLAEGIEILVAEPFFEVPYMRKSLRDSILAMAFQLADHIPMEVEDYNIGVVLASHGTPYVPPMPEFGWVEGEIFSELIPTEDAFHEEIAKSLPWASKTGRMNYSEPAIEDALADFEAEGYTDVIVVPSAFPTAAIHTMYDVASAAMERAVLPEEGVVTHERFSGMRVHYTSRGFADAEPGVSEFRDGLAFLGRIAVMEALKKSPPDIYEETHFPPGEMFMILDSEMDPGTGLQFLFYEITDGNWPADYEGIPMPDWVLTDPPSASGNSTSRMMISLQDNLTSLTGKDLNGAQLGLVVLASDSITPTDEDLRGFSTLTGTYNAETGIDFGRVELSLPSSGTPCQPGDVCVTVYADEVTGPDFKLMLYKTTEGEWPQDFITLPTPTAVVTQTVPVPDTSPVEIHIPLEGNLFTFSGEELIGERLGLVVVTGVAANFVVEATDARGFSAGTMIYVPGEAMDFGEIELTIPLGNPSDLNPYHPHRLSGPLMWTEHMLGTDDFVPGAIYLDVADLDDDGVKDIIMVGEPHFEMPELPLTVLKLGVYYMNPDMTIKDQEIIDSWSESDPVLYSPWGVKVIEHSGAPMIIVGCNIPELAPLEDGSGAVLSYRRVGDNWVRSAVRSNPNPLVTNYNAMIVVASDIDQDGDEDLAMSGAFATSSVGSWLENTGDPSNPWIEHLQPMAPGTDPYIRGTLAYKSADLNGDGYPEVFYNAMFDIADTNPPRYRGEIWMAINPGPGGWDSPWEMVVIDDDNWAAADMWVHDFDNDGYPDLIANQIFNQTVTRYWNPGGTLTEAWTPEVIIDDLTSPSDMWLADMDMDGLMDVCSADHTAHRGFWHKNPGLAGTGMWKPNLIFRNIRLPGDFAMVDMDSDGDTDWVGTSMSYGKAFIMEQIHPEESLVVNISLPDGFSGNISQLMVTLAGSLPVMGPPAAVLAQIQNGDVDGDGIGDVDNILNTSTDLTLAFEDVGLTGEYHVVVALFMEGGGVFAPVPGVDYMGSTQKLLFGQGEVDASVELQLVPPM, from the coding sequence ATGAAATACCCCGTTGTCGCAATCCTCACTATCGCATTACTGGGTGGTGTCCCTCAGGCATATCCAGCAAAGATTAAAAGCCCCATCCTGCCCGAAGGCGATGGTAGCCAGCTTGTCAAAGGTCCTCCTGCCGAGCTGCAGCTCCCCTCCGTGGCAGTGGCAAAAGGGTTTTATAAAGACAAGAATCCCCCCAACGGATTCAAGCGTGTTGCCTTGATGTACGTGGCTCACGGCGAGCCGGCGACGGTCGAGGATGGCGATGAAATTATTGTCTTTCCCGATGGATCACCATTCGGTCCCCACGCGGTTGAACTCAATGTCCCCGAGGCATACCAGTACACCGAATGGGCTGCTGCGTATGAGGAAATCGCTACAGCGATGAGCTACATTTTCTGGGACATCAATGGAAACGGGATCCCGCACGAAGTGGGTATTGTTCCACATGGTGACGTTCCCGGATTTTTCACATGGGAGGCATTCCATGCATCCATTTACGAGCATTATGCACTGGTAAATAACTACAGCCCGCATAATGATGTTATTCGCGCTCACTTTGATTCTGTAGACGTCCAGGTCAACGGAGCCAAAGTCGATACCTTCCTGGCCTATCTTGATGATATTCCGAGAATTCCCGACGTCGTCTATGAAATTGCAGCCGGTGACTATGATGAACTCGTAGTCGTTCCGATGCTCGTGGCAAACTCCACCCACACGGAGGAAATTACCGGGATGATTGAAGAAGTCGGGCACCTCGCGGAAGGGATTGAGATTCTCGTCGCCGAGCCATTCTTCGAAGTTCCCTATATGAGGAAGAGCTTGAGGGACAGCATCCTTGCAATGGCTTTCCAACTGGCTGACCACATCCCGATGGAGGTCGAGGATTACAACATTGGTGTCGTCCTTGCTTCCCATGGGACTCCTTATGTTCCACCGATGCCCGAGTTCGGATGGGTAGAGGGAGAAATTTTTTCCGAACTCATTCCCACGGAAGACGCCTTCCACGAGGAAATTGCCAAATCCCTTCCATGGGCCTCCAAGACGGGCCGGATGAACTATTCCGAGCCTGCCATTGAGGATGCATTGGCTGACTTTGAAGCGGAGGGATATACCGATGTGATCGTTGTGCCGTCGGCATTTCCGACCGCAGCCATTCATACAATGTATGATGTGGCCAGTGCTGCCATGGAGCGGGCTGTTCTTCCCGAAGAAGGTGTTGTCACGCATGAGCGGTTTTCCGGAATGCGAGTACACTATACTTCAAGGGGCTTTGCTGACGCAGAACCCGGCGTGAGTGAGTTTCGTGATGGTCTGGCCTTCCTTGGAAGAATAGCCGTCATGGAAGCACTCAAGAAATCCCCGCCGGATATTTATGAGGAAACCCACTTTCCTCCCGGGGAGATGTTCATGATCCTCGATTCGGAAATGGATCCAGGCACCGGACTGCAATTCCTTTTCTATGAAATCACCGATGGTAATTGGCCTGCGGATTATGAAGGCATCCCTATGCCCGATTGGGTACTGACGGATCCTCCGTCCGCTTCCGGTAACTCCACATCGCGTATGATGATTTCACTACAAGACAACCTGACATCCCTCACAGGAAAAGACCTCAACGGCGCACAGCTGGGCCTTGTCGTCCTGGCATCGGATTCGATCACCCCGACTGACGAGGATCTCCGTGGATTCTCTACCCTCACGGGCACATACAACGCCGAAACGGGAATCGACTTTGGCCGGGTGGAATTGTCCCTGCCCAGCTCGGGAACTCCGTGTCAACCGGGAGATGTCTGTGTCACGGTTTATGCGGATGAGGTAACGGGTCCCGACTTCAAGCTGATGCTGTACAAGACAACTGAGGGCGAATGGCCACAGGACTTTATCACCCTCCCAACCCCGACTGCAGTGGTCACACAAACCGTTCCCGTTCCGGATACTTCCCCGGTGGAAATTCACATTCCGCTGGAAGGTAACCTCTTTACCTTCTCGGGAGAGGAACTGATTGGCGAACGTCTGGGTTTGGTCGTCGTGACAGGAGTCGCAGCCAACTTCGTCGTCGAAGCGACGGATGCACGCGGATTTTCAGCAGGCACAATGATCTATGTGCCCGGTGAAGCAATGGACTTTGGGGAAATCGAACTAACCATTCCGCTCGGCAATCCCAGCGACCTGAACCCGTACCATCCGCATCGCTTGTCCGGTCCCCTCATGTGGACCGAACACATGCTCGGAACGGATGACTTTGTCCCGGGAGCCATTTACCTGGATGTGGCCGATCTCGACGATGATGGCGTCAAGGACATCATCATGGTCGGCGAGCCCCACTTTGAAATGCCAGAGCTGCCTTTGACAGTCCTGAAACTCGGGGTCTACTACATGAACCCAGACATGACCATCAAGGATCAGGAAATAATTGATTCCTGGTCGGAATCCGATCCCGTGCTCTACAGCCCGTGGGGTGTCAAGGTGATCGAACACAGTGGCGCACCAATGATTATTGTCGGGTGCAACATTCCTGAACTGGCTCCGCTGGAGGATGGATCGGGCGCCGTCCTTTCCTATCGTCGTGTCGGCGATAACTGGGTCCGCTCGGCAGTGCGAAGCAATCCGAACCCGTTGGTGACAAATTACAATGCCATGATCGTCGTAGCCTCGGATATCGACCAAGACGGGGATGAGGATCTCGCCATGAGTGGCGCTTTCGCGACCTCTTCGGTTGGTAGTTGGTTGGAGAATACAGGCGATCCTTCAAACCCGTGGATTGAGCACCTGCAGCCGATGGCTCCCGGTACCGATCCGTACATCCGCGGTACCCTCGCCTACAAGAGTGCCGATCTCAATGGTGACGGCTACCCGGAGGTCTTCTACAATGCCATGTTTGACATTGCCGATACCAATCCGCCCCGATACCGCGGGGAAATCTGGATGGCTATCAATCCGGGACCCGGTGGCTGGGACAGCCCATGGGAAATGGTGGTCATTGATGATGATAACTGGGCCGCCGCAGACATGTGGGTCCACGACTTCGATAACGACGGATACCCGGACCTGATCGCCAACCAGATCTTCAACCAAACCGTCACCCGCTACTGGAATCCGGGTGGCACACTTACTGAGGCCTGGACACCTGAAGTCATAATCGATGACCTGACCTCGCCCAGCGACATGTGGCTTGCCGATATGGATATGGATGGACTGATGGATGTCTGCAGCGCCGATCACACCGCTCACCGGGGATTCTGGCACAAGAATCCCGGATTGGCCGGGACGGGTATGTGGAAACCAAACCTCATCTTCCGGAATATCCGCCTCCCGGGTGACTTCGCGATGGTGGATATGGATAGCGATGGCGACACCGACTGGGTGGGCACCTCCATGTCATACGGAAAGGCCTTCATTATGGAACAGATCCATCCCGAGGAAAGCCTTGTCGTGAATATCTCACTACCCGATGGGTTCTCTGGAAATATCAGTCAGCTCATGGTCACGCTGGCAGGAAGCCTTCCGGTAATGGGTCCGCCCGCAGCGGTTCTTGCCCAGATCCAGAATGGAGATGTCGATGGAGATGGAATCGGGGATGTGGATAATATTCTCAACACCTCAACGGACCTCACCCTCGCCTTCGAGGATGTTGGCCTGACCGGCGAATACCATGTCGTCGTCGCCCTCTTCATGGAGGGAGGAGGCGTCTTCGCACCGGTTCCCGGGGTGGATTATATGGGATCAACCCAGAAACTGCTCTTTGGACAGGGAGAAGTCGATGCGAGTGTGGAATTGCAGCTGGTTCCTCCGATGTAA
- a CDS encoding DUF6268 family outer membrane beta-barrel protein, translating to MSKYFSKRVHLSLIASLFWACSLVGSETRTEFSVTQSWISEADLDQGGELGVDQTDLEVGVDWSLGRGSNLGLSIGASFQDYDFGQAGSADFVAPWGDVVNYSIGLGWRRPIGDDGVLFIAPSMEIARGKGADWSKSFTFGTILSYGYRVSETLTIGVGAGVFTGLEETSAFPVLLVDWQINDNWRVGNPFRPGPAGPAGLEMVYSPNTDWEVALGGGWRSNRFRLDEDGTNPDGIGEIEGIPVFLRLTWMASESVSIDLYAGQFISGEITVENRKGKKIGSDDLDSTPVAALSISSRF from the coding sequence ATGTCGAAGTATTTCAGCAAAAGAGTTCATCTCAGTCTAATTGCCAGTTTGTTCTGGGCCTGTTCTTTAGTCGGCTCAGAGACCCGGACCGAATTCTCGGTCACGCAGAGTTGGATCAGCGAGGCGGATCTGGATCAGGGCGGTGAACTGGGAGTGGATCAAACCGATCTTGAGGTCGGGGTCGACTGGTCCCTCGGACGGGGTTCAAACCTCGGTCTCTCGATTGGAGCAAGCTTCCAGGATTACGACTTTGGACAGGCTGGTTCGGCCGACTTCGTGGCTCCATGGGGGGATGTGGTCAACTATTCAATCGGACTGGGCTGGCGCCGGCCTATCGGGGATGACGGTGTCCTCTTCATTGCACCAAGCATGGAAATTGCGCGGGGTAAGGGAGCTGACTGGAGCAAATCTTTCACATTCGGGACAATCCTCAGCTACGGATACCGGGTTTCAGAGACCCTGACAATTGGAGTTGGTGCCGGCGTATTTACCGGGCTGGAGGAAACTTCAGCCTTTCCCGTCCTGCTGGTTGACTGGCAGATCAACGACAACTGGCGTGTAGGCAATCCATTCCGCCCAGGCCCTGCGGGACCGGCCGGCCTGGAAATGGTCTATTCCCCCAATACAGATTGGGAGGTTGCCTTGGGTGGCGGCTGGCGCTCAAACCGGTTCCGCCTGGATGAAGATGGAACGAATCCGGACGGCATTGGTGAAATCGAGGGAATTCCGGTTTTTCTGCGGCTCACCTGGATGGCCAGCGAATCTGTCTCCATAGATCTCTACGCTGGCCAGTTCATCTCCGGTGAAATCACCGTTGAGAATCGCAAGGGCAAAAAGATCGGCTCGGACGACTTGGATTCAACTCCCGTGGCCGCATTGAGCATCTCGTCGCGGTTTTAG